A DNA window from Paenibacillus andongensis contains the following coding sequences:
- a CDS encoding ABC transporter substrate-binding protein: protein MRKMIVMLGLIFVAAGLLPACRSQKVNLITGLTDQPVTLSTFVSPPSDIEDVRTNAFTKHLETALHIKFEFEVVPESIMNERKKIVMASSDYPAVFLSSDFTQDEQLKYGRQGRLIPLNNLIEKYGSEIKKTFQKNPELKNAITAPDGNIYALPSVNECLHCWYAQKLWINQEWLKKLNLRVPTTTEEFYHVLKAFKTMDPNGNGKQDEIPLIGASEGWHTKITGFLMSAFIYDNEQDYFYMQNGKVKLAAAQPEWKKGLAYINRLYSEGLIDPASFTQTTDALWHLANRPGPNMIGSATVGHIGKAFSMEPGETRHMEYMTVPPLTGPSGFQAAGYFNTVGNGQFAITDKATESEQAAAMKLADYLYSEEGTIFNEWGPDGLWWRKGKTGEIDEHGRQAKYFLKPEFWEHRTQNVSWSQMGILYRNRDLRESWAVPDNPYDDNGYEHRLYMETIENYKGKEPKELFPLNMFMASDDAFEAAQLRAQINDYIESNTVQFITGSKKMDSDWDAYLKGFEGLKLNRYLEIYQKSYDTYYK, encoded by the coding sequence TTGAGAAAAATGATTGTGATGCTGGGTTTAATTTTTGTCGCTGCGGGTTTGTTGCCGGCATGCCGATCACAAAAGGTTAACTTGATAACCGGACTAACTGATCAACCCGTTACATTGTCTACATTTGTTTCGCCTCCGTCGGATATTGAGGATGTACGCACAAATGCGTTTACGAAGCATCTGGAAACGGCTTTGCATATTAAATTTGAATTTGAAGTGGTGCCGGAATCGATCATGAACGAAAGGAAAAAAATTGTAATGGCTAGCAGTGATTATCCGGCTGTTTTTCTAAGCAGCGATTTCACGCAGGATGAACAGTTAAAGTATGGCCGGCAAGGCAGATTGATACCTTTAAACAATCTGATCGAAAAATATGGCAGTGAGATCAAAAAAACCTTTCAAAAAAACCCCGAACTGAAGAATGCAATTACCGCTCCGGATGGAAATATTTATGCGCTTCCTTCCGTCAACGAGTGTCTTCATTGTTGGTATGCGCAAAAGCTTTGGATCAATCAAGAATGGCTGAAAAAATTAAATTTGCGGGTACCGACAACGACAGAGGAGTTTTATCATGTATTAAAGGCTTTTAAAACCATGGATCCGAACGGCAACGGAAAACAGGACGAAATCCCTTTGATCGGTGCTTCAGAAGGGTGGCACACGAAAATAACCGGCTTTCTTATGAGTGCTTTCATTTACGACAATGAACAAGATTACTTTTACATGCAGAATGGGAAAGTAAAACTGGCGGCTGCGCAGCCTGAATGGAAAAAGGGCCTGGCATATATAAACAGGCTTTACAGTGAAGGTTTGATCGATCCCGCAAGCTTTACCCAAACTACGGACGCTTTGTGGCATTTGGCAAATCGGCCTGGGCCCAATATGATTGGAAGCGCAACCGTGGGACATATCGGCAAGGCCTTCAGTATGGAGCCGGGGGAAACAAGACATATGGAATATATGACCGTTCCGCCGCTTACAGGACCTTCCGGGTTTCAAGCGGCCGGCTATTTTAATACGGTGGGTAACGGCCAATTCGCGATAACCGATAAAGCAACGGAATCCGAACAAGCGGCTGCGATGAAACTGGCGGATTATCTGTATTCGGAAGAGGGGACTATTTTCAACGAGTGGGGACCCGATGGGTTGTGGTGGAGAAAAGGAAAGACGGGAGAAATCGATGAGCACGGAAGACAAGCTAAATATTTTTTGAAGCCGGAGTTTTGGGAACACCGAACACAGAATGTAAGCTGGAGCCAAATGGGCATTCTCTATCGGAATAGAGACCTTCGCGAATCTTGGGCCGTTCCTGACAATCCATATGATGATAATGGTTACGAGCACCGTTTATATATGGAAACGATTGAAAACTACAAGGGTAAAGAACCCAAAGAACTGTTCCCTTTGAATATGTTTATGGCATCGGACGATGCGTTCGAAGCGGCACAGTTAAGGGCACAAATAAATGATTATATTGAATCCAATACGGTACAGTTTATAACGGGCAGTAAAAAAATGGACAGCGACTGGGACGCTTATTTGAAAGGCTTTGAAGGCTTGAAATTAAACAGGTATCTGGAAATCTATCAAAAATCGTACGATACTTATTATAAATAA
- a CDS encoding AraC family transcriptional regulator has product MNKTWFRRMIWSYLPIFLIIFTVIFFVFFQTLIEQNKKNAVEANKIFAGQLMQSIDISLKTIDQSIINEILKNKLILQFFEEIDDHNVYLNYQVAKRLQELKQEMPMIDSIYLVRLHDQFIYSGNVFHQVEEFGDHVFVQELERNSHQSQWTNLRQYREFSDQDYKNVISLVREAPISNGTKGFLVVNISTATFQAKMNGMYNVKNAFVSLKDRNGNVLLTNQDLSSGNEKPLSSVISEYTEWKMESGLNNGMLLGIVSTFSSIWFVLGVLVFISGIVSIVYVTRKNYKPIREIISRIDAYVFKQRDSLKSIESDEFTFIHSAIDNFIEKSELFEKQFEEIANFKRKNIFNELITGKCKSVPDEDDIGMKLPAHCNRQQVMIIEIDYYRESFSLYQEHDQYLFKFVISSVVNEIMNNHSFAIRSEWTSNHQLTGIVFLPDMISDMTPTCEKIIEWVKHNLNFTVTIGIGGPVESLLHLSHSNNQAYLSLKYKPVLGNNRIILYGGTPNQSNKESHKSLRLIHDAVDSYRLMADDWEEKFAAIFNEIRLYFKTKDEIIDLLTYFIYNLDLQMSQTTKEYLEIWKNEVLPHLHESVKYFETTEQIQHRLFLVLHTFSDRIAALRQERNYHQLLKEVRKYMEEHFYNPDLSLDYLSERFQLNAKYLSQLFKEQFGENFLDFLTMVRVEHAKHMLLNTNSSIQEIGDKVGYTNAVSFRRVFKRIEGISPVDFRNLKSKRITSGGGS; this is encoded by the coding sequence ATGAACAAAACCTGGTTTCGTCGAATGATATGGTCCTATCTTCCAATCTTTTTAATTATTTTCACGGTTATATTTTTTGTTTTTTTTCAAACATTAATTGAACAAAACAAGAAGAATGCGGTGGAAGCTAATAAAATTTTTGCCGGACAATTGATGCAATCGATCGATATTTCCCTTAAAACGATAGATCAATCGATCATTAATGAAATTTTAAAAAATAAGTTGATCCTACAATTTTTTGAAGAAATTGACGATCATAACGTCTATCTAAACTACCAAGTGGCTAAAAGATTACAAGAGCTAAAACAAGAAATGCCGATGATTGATTCCATTTATTTGGTTCGTCTTCATGACCAATTCATATATAGCGGCAATGTCTTCCATCAAGTGGAGGAATTCGGAGATCATGTATTTGTTCAGGAACTCGAGCGGAATTCGCATCAATCACAGTGGACAAATTTAAGGCAATATAGGGAATTTTCCGATCAAGACTATAAAAATGTAATTAGCTTGGTTCGTGAAGCTCCCATAAGTAATGGGACAAAAGGGTTCTTGGTTGTGAATATCAGTACCGCTACGTTTCAAGCTAAAATGAATGGAATGTATAACGTTAAGAATGCGTTCGTATCCCTAAAGGACCGTAATGGAAATGTTCTTCTTACAAATCAAGATCTTTCATCCGGAAATGAAAAGCCGCTTTCCAGCGTGATCTCCGAATATACCGAATGGAAAATGGAAAGCGGTTTAAATAATGGGATGCTTCTGGGGATTGTTTCAACTTTTTCGAGCATTTGGTTTGTACTGGGAGTTCTGGTTTTCATTTCAGGCATTGTTTCGATTGTTTATGTGACCAGAAAAAATTATAAACCTATAAGGGAGATCATTTCTCGAATTGATGCTTACGTGTTCAAACAAAGGGATTCGTTAAAAAGTATTGAATCGGATGAATTTACATTTATTCATTCCGCCATCGATAATTTTATCGAAAAATCCGAGTTGTTTGAGAAACAATTCGAAGAAATCGCAAACTTCAAAAGAAAAAATATCTTCAACGAATTAATCACAGGCAAATGTAAGAGCGTTCCGGATGAAGATGATATCGGAATGAAGCTGCCGGCTCATTGCAACAGACAACAGGTTATGATTATTGAGATCGATTATTATAGAGAATCGTTTTCTCTATACCAGGAGCATGACCAATATTTATTTAAATTTGTGATCAGCAGTGTGGTTAATGAAATAATGAACAATCATTCTTTCGCCATTAGATCGGAATGGACTTCAAATCATCAATTAACCGGAATCGTATTCTTGCCGGATATGATTTCCGATATGACTCCAACTTGTGAAAAAATAATTGAGTGGGTCAAACATAATTTAAACTTTACCGTCACGATCGGTATAGGGGGACCTGTAGAGAGTCTTTTGCATCTTTCACATTCGAATAATCAAGCTTATTTATCATTGAAATACAAGCCGGTCTTAGGAAATAACCGAATCATTCTATATGGAGGAACACCAAATCAATCAAACAAGGAGTCCCATAAATCATTACGTTTAATCCACGACGCGGTCGATTCTTACCGGTTAATGGCGGATGATTGGGAGGAAAAATTCGCGGCTATTTTCAATGAAATAAGGCTCTATTTTAAAACGAAGGATGAAATTATCGACCTTTTGACTTATTTCATTTATAACCTGGATCTGCAAATGTCACAAACGACAAAAGAATACCTTGAAATATGGAAAAATGAAGTCTTGCCCCACTTGCATGAAAGTGTGAAATACTTCGAAACCACAGAACAAATCCAGCATCGGTTGTTCCTTGTTTTACATACTTTCTCCGATCGAATTGCAGCATTACGGCAGGAGCGAAATTATCACCAGTTATTGAAAGAAGTCAGAAAATATATGGAAGAACATTTTTATAATCCGGACTTATCGCTTGATTATTTGAGCGAAAGATTTCAATTAAATGCAAAATATCTAAGCCAATTGTTCAAAGAACAATTTGGAGAAAACTTTTTGGATTTTTTGACGATGGTGCGGGTGGAACATGCAAAACATATGTTATTGAACACCAACAGCTCCATTCAAGAGATAGGAGACAAAGTAGGTTACACGAATGCGGTTTCTTTTCGCCGTGTTTTCAAAAGAATTGAAGGAATTTCGCCGGTCGACTTTCGCAATTTAAAATCAAAACGAATAACATCAGGGGGGGGTTCCTGA
- a CDS encoding extracellular solute-binding protein: MIRGKKWTVIAATLSAMLVFLSACSSSGSSNTTTDNSSQPQTSTSGDKGSTNPSKQPEVTLTVFSTLANYAGDQPGWFAKLIKDKFNIKLNIIASNLAGGQQKIATMMASGDLGDIVVGLGGRDYTDAIKAGMLLDWKKDGILDKYGKDIVKYASKALDANSKQFGSGTAIYGIGFNAGNGDGPSEGADMTFGPMLRWDLYQKLGSPEIKTLDDYLKVVKQMQQLAPKSDSGKPTYGFSLWSDWDSNYSINAKVTAQMFGYAEGDSFNNSDLILTKANEAKWQGMLDDNSYYMQGLKFFFEANKMGLLDPDSLTQKYSDVNNKYKDGQVLFAQFPFVSNIYNSPEHTSAGKGFQFVPFADEQMFSSGFSPYGGQRIWSIGAKTKYPDRVMQFLNWLYTPEGIEESNYGPKGLIWDIKDGKPTLTDFGYKAITNSVNMPDEYGGGLYKDGTNSINNTTIALSMTNPETGEPYDYTLWSSFLNHNPDPVVKSWRDTMGSMTMKDYVVKHNQALVQPAYFNGQPPASEPSDIKQKHGEVGKVIKEYSWKMMFSKDDNEFNSLKQQMISKAKGLGYDDVVKWEADQYEKTVATALKK; the protein is encoded by the coding sequence ATGATTAGGGGTAAAAAATGGACAGTGATCGCTGCTACGCTGAGTGCGATGCTGGTATTCTTGTCGGCATGCAGCAGCAGCGGCAGCAGCAATACAACGACAGACAACAGTTCTCAGCCGCAAACGAGCACTAGCGGCGACAAAGGAAGTACCAATCCTTCGAAGCAGCCGGAAGTCACGCTGACGGTATTCTCGACGCTGGCTAACTATGCCGGAGATCAGCCAGGATGGTTTGCTAAGTTGATCAAGGATAAGTTCAATATCAAATTGAACATCATCGCTTCGAACCTGGCCGGCGGTCAGCAAAAAATCGCCACGATGATGGCGTCCGGCGATTTGGGCGATATCGTTGTAGGACTCGGCGGAAGAGACTACACAGATGCCATCAAAGCCGGCATGCTGCTAGACTGGAAGAAAGACGGAATACTTGACAAATACGGCAAAGACATCGTGAAATATGCAAGTAAGGCGCTCGATGCCAATAGCAAGCAATTCGGCAGCGGCACGGCGATTTACGGTATCGGGTTTAACGCAGGCAACGGCGACGGTCCGAGCGAAGGCGCCGACATGACGTTCGGTCCAATGCTCCGTTGGGATTTGTACCAAAAACTGGGCAGCCCGGAAATCAAGACGCTTGACGACTATCTGAAAGTCGTTAAGCAAATGCAGCAGCTCGCTCCAAAGAGCGATTCCGGCAAGCCGACGTACGGGTTCTCTCTGTGGTCGGATTGGGACAGCAACTATTCGATAAACGCGAAGGTCACGGCTCAAATGTTCGGCTATGCAGAAGGAGACTCCTTTAACAACAGCGACCTGATCCTGACGAAAGCCAACGAAGCTAAATGGCAGGGCATGCTCGACGACAACAGTTACTACATGCAAGGCCTGAAATTCTTCTTTGAAGCTAACAAGATGGGGCTGCTTGATCCGGACTCCTTGACGCAGAAGTACTCCGACGTGAACAATAAGTACAAGGACGGACAAGTTCTCTTCGCGCAATTCCCTTTTGTAAGCAATATCTATAACTCGCCGGAGCATACGTCCGCGGGCAAAGGCTTCCAGTTCGTACCTTTCGCCGATGAGCAAATGTTCTCCTCCGGATTTTCGCCTTACGGCGGCCAGCGCATTTGGTCAATCGGTGCGAAGACGAAGTATCCGGACCGCGTGATGCAATTCCTTAACTGGCTGTACACGCCGGAAGGCATCGAAGAATCCAACTACGGTCCGAAAGGCTTGATTTGGGATATCAAAGACGGCAAACCGACCCTGACCGATTTCGGATACAAAGCGATCACCAACTCCGTCAATATGCCTGATGAATACGGCGGCGGGCTGTACAAGGACGGAACGAACTCTATCAACAACACGACGATCGCCTTGTCCATGACCAATCCGGAAACCGGAGAACCGTATGATTACACCTTGTGGTCTTCGTTCCTGAACCACAATCCGGATCCGGTCGTGAAGAGCTGGCGAGATACAATGGGCTCGATGACGATGAAAGACTACGTCGTCAAGCACAACCAAGCGCTCGTGCAACCGGCGTACTTTAACGGACAGCCGCCGGCGTCGGAACCGTCCGATATCAAGCAGAAGCACGGCGAAGTGGGCAAAGTCATCAAGGAGTACTCATGGAAGATGATGTTCTCGAAGGACGACAATGAGTTTAACAGCCTGAAGCAACAAATGATCTCGAAAGCCAAAGGCCTGGGCTACGACGATGTTGTCAAGTGGGAAGCCGACCAATACGAAAAAACGGTTGCTACGGCGTTGAAAAAGTAA
- a CDS encoding carbohydrate ABC transporter permease: MGKMKKITIFDVLNYTWFAIFTLACFFPFYYLFINTISNNDLSSRGLVMFYPRGFHLSNYTEVFKIPGLATATLVSVGRTVIGTVLTVAASAFLGYLFTKNGMWGRRFWYRFLIVTMYFNAGLIPWFLTMRNLGLTNNFLAYVLPGIVSPFFIILVKTFVESTPIALQESAQIDGAGYFTIFYKIIMPLITPILATIAIFSAVGQWNSFQDTLFLVTNQKLFTLQFILYRYMNEATSLATLMKSTQGALNIKLANMQTATSIRTTVSMIVVIPILLVYPFFQRFFVKGIMIGAVKG; encoded by the coding sequence ATGGGAAAGATGAAGAAGATTACGATTTTTGACGTCCTGAACTATACGTGGTTTGCGATTTTCACTTTGGCTTGTTTCTTTCCGTTCTATTATTTGTTCATCAATACGATCAGCAATAACGACTTGAGCAGCAGAGGGCTCGTCATGTTCTACCCGAGAGGGTTTCATTTGAGCAACTACACGGAAGTATTCAAGATTCCCGGATTGGCTACTGCCACTCTCGTGTCAGTAGGCCGTACCGTGATCGGCACGGTATTGACCGTGGCTGCATCGGCTTTTCTCGGCTACTTGTTCACGAAGAACGGAATGTGGGGACGCAGATTCTGGTATCGGTTCTTGATCGTCACGATGTATTTTAACGCCGGTTTGATTCCCTGGTTCCTGACCATGCGCAATCTCGGCCTGACCAACAATTTCCTGGCCTATGTCTTGCCCGGGATCGTCTCGCCGTTCTTCATTATCCTTGTAAAAACCTTCGTCGAGTCGACGCCTATCGCCTTGCAGGAATCGGCGCAGATCGATGGAGCCGGATATTTCACAATCTTCTATAAAATCATCATGCCTTTGATTACGCCGATTCTGGCCACCATCGCCATCTTCTCGGCCGTCGGACAATGGAACTCTTTTCAGGACACGTTGTTCCTAGTCACGAATCAGAAGCTATTCACGCTGCAATTCATCCTGTATCGGTATATGAACGAAGCGACATCGCTGGCAACTTTGATGAAATCCACCCAAGGGGCTCTCAATATAAAATTGGCCAACATGCAGACGGCTACTTCGATTCGGACGACTGTATCGATGATCGTCGTCATCCCGATTTTGCTCGTATATCCTTTCTTCCAACGTTTTTTCGTCAAAGGCATTATGATCGGAGCCGTGAAGGGTTGA
- a CDS encoding ABC transporter permease, whose protein sequence is MNTNLSEHANTPVIGKRSHFKDKHKLFLMAFPFLVLVFLFSYLPLYGWVYAFYDYRPGIPLSKTEFMGLHWFTAMVSNPIQRQEIVRVLQNTFAISSLGILTSVLPVIFAIFLTEIKNVTFKKMVQTFTTLPNFISWVLVYAFAFMLLSVDNGFLNNLLMSLHLIAHPLNLLASDSHTWLVMTLWGVWKGLGWGAIMYIAAITGIDPELYEAARVDGAGRFRLMWHVTVPGILPTYFVLLILGIANFINNGLEQYYVFSNAMNMNHIEVLDLYVYNIGMANSNFGFATAVSILKSIVSLFLLFFANILSKLVRGEGVI, encoded by the coding sequence ATGAACACGAACCTGTCTGAACACGCTAATACCCCAGTTATTGGAAAGCGCTCTCATTTTAAAGATAAACATAAATTATTTCTAATGGCGTTTCCTTTTCTTGTACTCGTATTTTTATTCTCTTATTTGCCTCTGTACGGCTGGGTCTATGCCTTTTACGATTACCGGCCCGGCATTCCGTTGTCCAAGACCGAGTTCATGGGCTTGCATTGGTTTACCGCAATGGTATCGAATCCGATTCAGCGGCAGGAAATTGTCCGAGTACTGCAAAACACGTTCGCGATCAGTTCGCTGGGTATTTTGACTTCGGTTCTGCCGGTCATCTTCGCCATATTCCTGACGGAAATCAAGAACGTGACGTTCAAGAAAATGGTGCAGACGTTTACGACCCTGCCGAACTTTATCAGCTGGGTCCTGGTTTACGCGTTCGCTTTCATGTTGTTATCCGTCGATAACGGCTTCCTGAATAATTTACTGATGAGCTTGCATCTGATTGCCCACCCGCTAAATCTGCTTGCCTCGGACAGCCATACTTGGTTAGTCATGACCTTGTGGGGGGTATGGAAAGGGCTCGGTTGGGGCGCGATCATGTACATTGCCGCGATTACCGGTATCGATCCTGAATTATATGAAGCGGCGAGAGTTGACGGAGCAGGACGTTTCCGTCTGATGTGGCACGTGACGGTGCCGGGGATTCTTCCGACATACTTCGTACTATTGATCTTGGGTATCGCGAACTTCATCAATAATGGACTTGAGCAGTACTATGTATTCTCGAACGCGATGAACATGAATCATATCGAGGTTCTCGATCTGTACGTTTACAACATCGGGATGGCGAACTCCAACTTCGGTTTCGCGACGGCGGTCAGCATTCTGAAATCGATTGTAAGCTTGTTCCTGCTGTTCTTTGCCAACATCTTGTCGAAGCTGGTTCGCGGAGAAGGCGTCATCTAA
- a CDS encoding X2-like carbohydrate binding domain-containing protein: MKSGAAVTDASLALNLNGNSFVSLQNGTSTLKSGRDYTLSGSTLTVKASYLSKLASGALGEEEVLTANFNSGPAWKIHVRYYNTPVLQNTSGTTSSFAIPTAFNGDQLATMEAVYATGGNAGNG, translated from the coding sequence GTGAAGAGCGGCGCAGCTGTTACGGACGCATCCCTTGCGCTGAACTTGAACGGCAATAGCTTCGTCTCGCTCCAAAACGGCACTTCCACATTGAAATCCGGCAGAGACTATACACTGAGCGGCAGCACCTTAACCGTCAAGGCAAGCTATCTCTCTAAGCTCGCTTCTGGCGCGCTGGGCGAAGAAGAGGTATTGACCGCCAACTTCAACTCGGGTCCCGCATGGAAGATCCATGTGCGCTACTATAACACACCGGTGCTGCAAAACACATCGGGCACCACCAGCAGCTTTGCGATTCCCACAGCCTTTAACGGCGACCAGCTTGCGACGATGGAAGCCGTCTACGCAACTGGCGGCAATGCGGGTAACGGATAG
- a CDS encoding ATP-binding protein, whose amino-acid sequence MQHVVRQSLSLEGAKASMKQIRMSELIDEKLWVIVDKEMLDLILRNLLSNANKFTGIVGMIEIGAFLEGDRIIVSVSDNGVGIDEKTAGNSTERPTSGRIRTYTISSSKALRAVRPPQTRT is encoded by the coding sequence TTGCAGCACGTTGTTCGGCAGTCTCTGTCGCTTGAAGGTGCGAAGGCAAGCATGAAGCAGATTCGGATGTCCGAATTAATTGATGAGAAGCTTTGGGTTATCGTGGATAAAGAGATGCTTGATCTTATTTTGCGAAATTTGCTCTCTAACGCGAATAAATTTACCGGTATCGTCGGGATGATTGAGATCGGAGCGTTTCTGGAAGGCGATCGGATCATTGTATCCGTAAGCGACAACGGGGTGGGAATCGATGAGAAGACGGCGGGCAATTCGACCGAACGACCTACCAGTGGAAGGATCCGGACGTATACAATATCATCAAGCAAAGCTTTACGGGCAGTTCGCCCACCGCAGACACGGACCTGA